The sequence TCGGAATGCGCGGGACCACCGGTGCTATTGAAAGGGTAAGAATTTGCGGAGGGGACATCACCGTTAAAGTCATAGGAAACGAAAAAGCTATTGGTATATGTGGTTCAGGATTGGTCGATGCCGTGGCAGAATTGTTAAGGGTAGGTATTGTCAATGAAAAGGGCAAACTGTTAGATAGAGACGAATATCTTTATAGCTGTCCTCCGGAATACAGAGGTCTGGCAGACCGTTTGGAAAGAATAGACGGTATAAACTGCTTTGTCCTCGCTACCGAAGAACAGTCTCAGAATGGCGAAAAGATATATATAACTCAAAAAGATATCCGGGCCGTCCAGCTGGCCAAGGCAGCCATATTTACGGGCTGTATGCTGCTCATAAAAGAATACGGAATTGAACCTGAACAGCTCGAGGAAATCCTCATAGCCGGAGCTTTTGGCAATTATATCGACATTAACAAAGGAAAGTACATAGGGCTGCTGCCTTCTTTTAACGGCGTTCCGGTCCGTTCCATCGGCAATGCAGCTGGAGCGGGAGTTCAGCGATTCATGCTGTCAAAAAAAATTCAAGAAATAACCGGTGATATACAAAAGAGAGTTACACATGTAGAACTAGCTTCAAATCCGAACTTTCAACATGAATATTTTAAAAACTTGAATTTCATCAGGTGAAAGCAATCTGAATCGATTATATACTACTTGTCGCCCAAATTGTTGGCATTTTCAGACACCTCATTTTTATACTTCTCTGCTGTTTTACTGTCTGAAAAAAAGGATTCGGCATACAGTTTGCAGTAATCCCCTCTAAAAGACGTTATTCCCAACCCGATCGGTTTTCCCTCTCTATCATAAAGCTTTTGCTCGACCACCATCAAAGGCAGCTCATTGTATATATTCAGATATTTTTTTGTCTCCTCATCGGGCATCTGAGCGGAAATTACAAGTTCTTTTTTTATCGCAAAGAGAGAGGTTCTTTTTGCCACCATTTGCGGAAATGTAGCATACCGAATTTCCTTTTCAACAATTGGCATCCCCTTGTAATAAGGCAGATATTTTACATCATAAGCCACAGGTTCTCCTTCGGTAAAAAAAAGCCTGCGAATTACAATAATCTTCTTGTTTCTGGTAACCTGCAAACTATTTATCAACTTATAGTCGGGTAGAATTATATTGACTTCCAGCAGTTTTGTTTTATCAATGCTGTTTACTAAATTTTCCATTTCGTTGTAATACAGCGTATATGAGTTATAATCCGGTTCCTGAACAAAATTCCCTTTTCCGGGAATAGAATATATATAACCTTCATTGGCAAGTAATGCCAGCCCTCTCCTAACCGTCATACGGCTGGCGTTATACGCCTTACATAAAGCGTTTTCGGAATAGATTGCATCCCCCGGTTTAAGTTCACCATTATTTATTTTTTCTTTTATATCTTCAGCAATTTTAAGATAGATAGGTAGGCCCATATTTGATCCCTCACTTTATATTTTACCGAGCATTTTTTTGCATAGTTTAACACCTAAAGAAGCGTCATTTGTGTAGCAATCCGCCCCTATATAGTCGCAGGATTCCTTTGTTAAATGGTTGCCCCCCAGGATAATCTTAACATCATTTCTTACCCCGGCCTCAATCATTGCATCCACGATCTCTTTCATCGATTCTATAGTAGATGTCAGAACACCACTTAACCCTACGATGTCCGGTCTGTAAGCAATGATATTTTTTATGAATAAATCTTCCGAAACATCTACCCCAAGGTCAATAGTCTCAAAACCGTTTACTTCCATTAAACCTTTAAAGATGTCTTTACCAATATCGTGTAAATCCCCTTTAACCGTTCCCACCAACAATTTCCCTAATATTTTTTTATCCTTTCTCTTAAACTGTATTTTCATTTCCTCCAACTCCAAAACCTCTTTAAAAATGAGCCCGGCCATGATCAAGTCGGCTATAAAGTATTTTTGATTTTCATATAACTTTCCAACTCTCCTTACACCTTCCTTTATCAAATCCAACAACGTCAGCGGCTCCATACCTGAATTAAGGGCTCTGGCGGCCAATTTCATAACTCTGTCTTCATCTAGTTCTTCCACGGCCTTTATTATCATGTCTTCGAGGGTTATTAAATTTCTCATGATTTCTCCTCTCCCCTCTGAATGAAATCAGTTTTTATTTTTTGCAAAATATATTGTGATTAAATCCTATTCTCGATTAGCAGCACTAATATTCCTTATAGTAATAATATCATTGTTTTTATTGTTTTTCAACGATATTGAAGGTCTATTGTGAAGAAAACACATTGTTTTCAATAAAAAATAAATAGTAAATTTATTCAAAATATCTTGACATTCTGTTCAAACAGGTATATACTGGTTGTAAGACATGTATATACATATGTTTACGTTTTCTAGTATGTGCCTTTTCAGCAAAATTTATACCCCTTGTTCCGGGAAATCGGATACTATTATTATTACCGGAAAAGGGAGGTGAACATTTTTTGCAACCGCAATATACAGTTTGCATTTCTTTTAAAAACTGTTTCTATGCCAAAATCAAATGTGTTTAGAAAATAAAAAATGAAAGGATGAAAATTATGGATAGGAATAAAAAAATGGTTACATTTGCCGTGATGTCAATATTCTTTGTAGCCATGGGGATAGGAACAATTACGCCTGCAATTCAAAATATAGCTGAAGCCTTCCCAGAAATTGATTTTAATACTATTTTGCTCGTATCCACACTGCCGTCTCTGTTCATAATTCCATCTACTGCCCTGTCAGGAATGCTGGCCGGCAATAAAATAGGATACAGGACACTGGTAATAACAGGTCTATTGCTCTTTATAGCTGGAGGTGCGGCACCTGCTTTTATGAATGATTTTGCTTCAATACTTATCTCCAGGGCTGTTTTCGGAATAGGGCTCGGCATAATAGCACCACTGGGAAATGCGCTCGTACTCAGACTTTTTGAAGGGCAAGCTCGAGCTAATATGCTCGGTATAGGCGGTGTCGTAATGAACATCGGAGGTATCGCCTTTCAAATGCTCGGTGCTATTTTGTGCTCGATTAACTGGCGTTATGCCTTTTTTGGTCATCTCCTCGGTATAATATCCCTCCTTATTGTCCTATTCATGCTCCCGGAGCCCGAAAAACAGGAACAGGCCGCTGGCGTAAAAGTCAAGATGCCTTTTGGAGTGTATATATTATCCATATTGTTCGGTATGCTATGATGCTTAACTACCCCATGCTGTTAAATATGTCGACAATAATAATAACCGGTAATTTAGGGAGTGCAGCCTCAGCAGGAGTTGTACTCTCCATGTTCACAGTCGGAGGTATGGTAGCAGGTGCGATTTTTGGGAAATTATATCAAATAACATCAAAGTTCGCAATGTCTGTAGGAATGTTTATGGTTGCATTAGGAATGGCTTTTGTAAATTATGCCAACAGTATAATGCTTTTAATTGCTGGAACAACCTTTGTCGGAATAGGCTTCGGCATTATTATGCCTTCTGTAATGATGATACTCGGTATGATCGCTCCCCCTGCAGGATTTACAGCCGCTTCAGGAATTGTAATGGCTTTTATGAATCTAGGGGGTTTTGTATCACCCTATTATATGGCTCTGTTGGCGCGGATAAGCGGCCAGAGCTCGGTAAGGTTCCCGATATTTTTTGCAATGATCATATATGGGATTAGTGCATTGATTTATACGCTGACGAGGCTTAAGGCCCCTCCCTCAACTACAGCTCCGGGGGCCTCATAACCAGGCCGGCTTTAACTTTTCCCGGAAATGACAGGGCCGGCATTGGATTGACAAATCCTAAAGTGACTGTTGAAGAATCAAAGCTATAATGGCAAAAAGGCTGAATTTCAGAGTTAAGCAGGGCTGTACGTTAAATTGCTAAACAGAAAAACGGAGAGCCTGCTGGGAAGGGGGGTGACTTAAGCTTTATGTTGTGAAATGGATTTCGTAACTATAGGAGATGGAAAAACACCAGAATCTTTATTAAATTTTTTGAAAAATTAGTTAAATATTGGCAAGGAGGAAACAATCATGATAGATTTAAATGAGCTAAAAAAGGCAGTAGGTGAGCTGGAAGAAGAAAAGGTAATGGGAATGCTGACGGAGTTTGTCAGCTCAAATCCTACTGAGGAAGAGGCGCAGAAAATAGTCAATGCATGCCAGGAAGGGATGGGAATAGTAGGCGACTTATTTGAAAAAGGCGAATACTTTGTAGGAGACCTCATATTTGCCGGAGAGCTGCTGACAGAGGCTATCAACACCTTAAAGCCTGTCATAGGTGCTAAAAGCGACACAAAAGCAGGTAAGATAGTGCTGGGCACAGTTCACGGCGACCTGCACGACATCGGCAAAAACATCTTTCGGAGCATGGCTGAGGCTGCCGGGTTTGAAGTGCACGACCTGGGGATCGACCAGCCGGCAAGCGCTTTCGTAAAAAAAGTGAAAGAAGTAAATCCGAACATAGTAGGAATGAGCGGTGTCCTGACACTGGCTATAGAATCCATGAAGAGTACGGTAGAGGAGTTAAAACAGGCCGGGCTGCGTGACAGAGTAAAAATTATAATCGGCGGTAATCCTGTAACAAAAGAGGCCTGTGAATATGTTGGAGCGGATGCCTTTACAACCAATGCCGCAGAAGGCGTAAAAATCTGTCAGGGGTGGGTGAAATAGCATGGCAGATGTAAAAGCACTTCAGCAGGAAAGAATAAGCATATTTCATGATGTGTTTGACAACAAAATCCCGAAGAGGGTTCCGGTTAATATAAGTCTACCTTTTGAAGTCATAGCCCAGTTTGGAAACATAAACCTGGTTGAAGCACAGTGGAATCCGGCTGTTATTGAAGAAGCAGCAGATAAAATGTGTCAGGCGGTATACTCAGACGTCTGTGTATTTATGGGGTCATTCAGGTATCCTTCTTTCTATCAGCTCCTGAAATCACAATCCTTTGTAATGGCCTCTAACGGATTCATACAGCACCCCGAAGTAATAGGGATGCTTCCCGAAGACTACGACTATCTCATCGAAAAACCTTATGACTGTATTCTTGAAAGGGTTATTCCAAGGCAGTATAAAGCCTTTAATCTTAACGACCCCGTAAATACTGCAATCAGCTTTGCAAAGAGCATATTAGCATTTAACAACGACTTTATGCAAGCAGGGATGGTTATCGGCAAGCTGACAGAAAAGTACGGATATTATCCTGGAGGGTTACTTTCCGGCGGCTTTACGGAAGCACCATTTGACTTTCTGGCAGATCAGTTGAGAAGCTTTAAGGGCATAAGCATGGATATAAGAAGAATGCCCGAAAAGGTAAAGGAAGCATGTGACGCACTTTATCCCATTGTATTCAAAAAAGGCCTGCCGGCAAAGGTTTCAAATTACGAAACGGTCTTCATTCCACTGCACATGCCTACATTTATGAGGGAAAAGGATTTTGCCGAGCTCTGGTGGCCCAGTTTTAAGCGGATGCTCGACGAATACGCATCTATGGGTATCCACTGTTTCCTATTCTGTGAAGACAACTGGATGAGGTACCTCGATTATCTTTATGAACTCCCGACCGATACGGTTCTGTGGTTTGAATACGGCGACCCTAAGCTGATAAAAGAGAAATTAGGAAAGAAGCATATAATTACAGGTTTATATCCCGTAATGAACCTTAAAACTAAATCTAAAGAAGAATGTGTAGCTGAAGCGAAAAGGTATATCGATATTCTCGCACCGGGCGGCAAATACATCTTCGGCTTTGACAAGAGCCCTCTGTTGTTAAGCGATATTAAGCTGGAAAATCTTTGCGCAGTCGCAGAAACCGCAAGAGACTACGGTGTTTACACCAATGCGGGCGAAACCGCAGGGATGGTGTTCAATAAAGAAGACTATAAAGCAGAGCCTTCGAGAAAGCTGGAAAGCAAATACTTCAAAACGTGGGATCAGTATAAGGCTCTAAATCCTGAGGTCTCTGATTTCGGCGAATCAAAACTCCAGGGACTTGAGGAAACTGTATTCCAGTACTTGATGTATCTCCTGCTGTAAATAATTAAAACATACTAAAAGGCGTCGTTGACATATTCATTAGGCTATCACAATATTACCACAATAATGTTTTTAAATGAGGATAAAAATTTGCAGCCGGATTTTCCAAAAAGGGGGTGGATTTTCAATCCACCCTATTGACCTTTGTCGATAACCCTGTTAATTTATAATTAAGGTCAGGCAGATGAGCTTATCCGTTCTTGGCAAACCTCTGAGAGAAAAAATGAACACCCTTCTGAACAAAAAAACAATAGTTAATTTTAATGTATTATATTATTTTACGAGGGTGTGAAAGCTGATGAAAAATATTATTATCGCATGCCAAACACTAAATGATGAACTGAATCTAGCAATTAATGAAACGCATTGTAAATACCCTGTCATCTGGGTGGATTCGGAATACCATGTGGCCCCTAATCACTTGAGGTCAAAACTCCAGCAGGAAATCGATAAATTAAGAAACATTGATAATATATTGCTGGCATACGGATTCTGCGGCAATGCCGTAATAGGTTTGACGGCTTCTACTGCAAATCTGATTTTCCCGAAAACTGATGACTGCATTTCCATGGTCTTGAGTAAACAGGGGGAAGGATTTCAACGCATGAAAGCTACCTATTTTTTAACCAAGGGCTGGATAGAGAGTTCTAAAAGTTTAATAATGGAATACTTGAATGCTTTAAAGCGTTATGGTGAAAAGAAGACCAAGCGAATATACCAGCTTATGTTAAAGCATTACAATCAATTAATGATTATAGACACAGGTGCCTACAGTGTGGAAGACTATCTGGATGAGGCCGGGGAAATTGCAAAAATTGCTGATTTAGACCTGATTATAGAAAAAGGCAGCATATGGTGGTTGAAAAAGTTATTGACAGGCCCTCACGATAAAGATTTTTGTATTATAAAAAAAGGGCAGAAGGTGAATATTACACACCTGGGATACCAGTATGACGAGCAAACACACCAGAATTCTTTTGGCATTGTCTGTTAGGATTTTGTTGAAGAAAAACGCGGTATGGTGGTCGTTAAACCTGTTGCGATAAAGAATCTTTCGGTAAGATCTGTAATTTACATTTACGGAGGTGTGGTTATACTTGATCTACATTCCAAACGATTCGGCAAATCCCTATTACAACCTCGCTTTTGAAGAGTACGTATTAAACAATATGGACCCCGGCGAGGATTACGTTTTGCTCTGGCAGAACGCTCCTGCAGTTATTGTAGGAAAATTTCAGAATACGATTGAAGAGATAAACACGAAATTCATCAAGGAAAGAGG is a genomic window of Koleobacter methoxysyntrophicus containing:
- a CDS encoding GntR family transcriptional regulator yields the protein MGLPIYLKIAEDIKEKINNGELKPGDAIYSENALCKAYNASRMTVRRGLALLANEGYIYSIPGKGNFVQEPDYNSYTLYYNEMENLVNSIDKTKLLEVNIILPDYKLINSLQVTRNKKIIVIRRLFFTEGEPVAYDVKYLPYYKGMPIVEKEIRYATFPQMVAKRTSLFAIKKELVISAQMPDEETKKYLNIYNELPLMVVEQKLYDREGKPIGLGITSFRGDYCKLYAESFFSDSKTAEKYKNEVSENANNLGDK
- a CDS encoding cobalamin B12-binding domain-containing protein, whose amino-acid sequence is MRNLITLEDMIIKAVEELDEDRVMKLAARALNSGMEPLTLLDLIKEGVRRVGKLYENQKYFIADLIMAGLIFKEVLELEEMKIQFKRKDKKILGKLLVGTVKGDLHDIGKDIFKGLMEVNGFETIDLGVDVSEDLFIKNIIAYRPDIVGLSGVLTSTIESMKEIVDAMIEAGVRNDVKIILGGNHLTKESCDYIGADCYTNDASLGVKLCKKMLGKI
- a CDS encoding MFS transporter; protein product: MDRNKKMVTFAVMSIFFVAMGIGTITPAIQNIAEAFPEIDFNTILLVSTLPSLFIIPSTALSGMLAGNKIGYRTLVITGLLLFIAGGAAPAFMNDFASILISRAVFGIGLGIIAPLGNALVLRLFEGQARANMLGIGGVVMNIGGIAFQMLGAILCSINWRYAFFGHLLGIISLLIVLFMLPEPEKQEQAAGVKVKMPFGVYILSILFGML
- a CDS encoding MFS transporter, which produces MLNYPMLLNMSTIIITGNLGSAASAGVVLSMFTVGGMVAGAIFGKLYQITSKFAMSVGMFMVALGMAFVNYANSIMLLIAGTTFVGIGFGIIMPSVMMILGMIAPPAGFTAASGIVMAFMNLGGFVSPYYMALLARISGQSSVRFPIFFAMIIYGISALIYTLTRLKAPPSTTAPGAS
- a CDS encoding cobalamin B12-binding domain-containing protein, with protein sequence MIDLNELKKAVGELEEEKVMGMLTEFVSSNPTEEEAQKIVNACQEGMGIVGDLFEKGEYFVGDLIFAGELLTEAINTLKPVIGAKSDTKAGKIVLGTVHGDLHDIGKNIFRSMAEAAGFEVHDLGIDQPASAFVKKVKEVNPNIVGMSGVLTLAIESMKSTVEELKQAGLRDRVKIIIGGNPVTKEACEYVGADAFTTNAAEGVKICQGWVK
- a CDS encoding uroporphyrinogen decarboxylase family protein, whose protein sequence is MADVKALQQERISIFHDVFDNKIPKRVPVNISLPFEVIAQFGNINLVEAQWNPAVIEEAADKMCQAVYSDVCVFMGSFRYPSFYQLLKSQSFVMASNGFIQHPEVIGMLPEDYDYLIEKPYDCILERVIPRQYKAFNLNDPVNTAISFAKSILAFNNDFMQAGMVIGKLTEKYGYYPGGLLSGGFTEAPFDFLADQLRSFKGISMDIRRMPEKVKEACDALYPIVFKKGLPAKVSNYETVFIPLHMPTFMREKDFAELWWPSFKRMLDEYASMGIHCFLFCEDNWMRYLDYLYELPTDTVLWFEYGDPKLIKEKLGKKHIITGLYPVMNLKTKSKEECVAEAKRYIDILAPGGKYIFGFDKSPLLLSDIKLENLCAVAETARDYGVYTNAGETAGMVFNKEDYKAEPSRKLESKYFKTWDQYKALNPEVSDFGESKLQGLEETVFQYLMYLLL
- a CDS encoding DUF1638 domain-containing protein, producing MKNIIIACQTLNDELNLAINETHCKYPVIWVDSEYHVAPNHLRSKLQQEIDKLRNIDNILLAYGFCGNAVIGLTASTANLIFPKTDDCISMVLSKQGEGFQRMKATYFLTKGWIESSKSLIMEYLNALKRYGEKKTKRIYQLMLKHYNQLMIIDTGAYSVEDYLDEAGEIAKIADLDLIIEKGSIWWLKKLLTGPHDKDFCIIKKGQKVNITHLGYQYDEQTHQNSFGIVC